The following are encoded together in the Aerococcus mictus genome:
- the dut gene encoding dUTP diphosphatase, whose amino-acid sequence MSNKILVPQVVATWIENRFEGGFEQGFTLKDLFFNNHYDPIDERLEAWLFSSEEEENIQRQKILLEAIVNGYEVRDDEQILRVKRLTNTAKLPTKAHETDAGFDIYADQKFEADENSIMPKTVSTGIAIKIPDGYYGRLVGRSGLTSHTGLRVHEGIIDSGYTGELKVMCSFVCPYAVNKGNKIAQLIIQPLPAFEVLEVDELPQTDRNTGGFGSTGV is encoded by the coding sequence ATGAGTAACAAAATACTTGTCCCACAAGTGGTGGCGACATGGATCGAGAACCGTTTCGAAGGTGGCTTTGAACAAGGCTTTACCTTAAAGGATCTCTTTTTTAACAATCATTATGACCCAATTGACGAACGACTGGAAGCTTGGTTGTTTTCAAGCGAGGAAGAAGAAAATATTCAGCGTCAAAAGATCTTACTGGAAGCTATTGTGAACGGTTATGAAGTAAGGGACGATGAACAGATACTAAGGGTTAAACGCCTAACAAATACCGCTAAATTGCCCACCAAGGCTCATGAAACAGACGCTGGTTTTGATATCTATGCTGATCAAAAGTTTGAAGCGGACGAGAATAGTATTATGCCTAAAACCGTTTCAACAGGAATAGCGATTAAAATTCCTGACGGTTATTACGGACGATTGGTAGGGCGAAGCGGCTTAACAAGTCACACAGGCTTAAGAGTACACGAAGGCATTATTGATAGCGGCTATACAGGGGAACTCAAGGTCATGTGTAGCTTTGTTTGTCCTTATGCCGTTAACAAAGGTAATAAGATTGCCCAACTCATCATTCAACCCTTACCAGCATTCGAAGTATTAGAAGTTGACGAGCTACCGCAAACTGACCGCAACACTGGTGGCTTTGGGAGCACGGGCGTATGA
- a CDS encoding glutaredoxin family protein translates to MIKVYSKTVCGGCDMVKHYLDMNKLDYTVINLDEDQEAMDLVQSKGIMGVPIVVVNDDWERAIVGFNPVAIDDLIKG, encoded by the coding sequence ATGATTAAGGTATATAGCAAAACAGTATGTGGCGGTTGTGATATGGTAAAGCATTATTTAGATATGAATAAGCTAGACTATACGGTAATTAACCTAGACGAGGATCAAGAAGCGATGGACTTAGTCCAATCTAAAGGCATTATGGGTGTGCCAATCGTGGTGGTTAATGACGATTGGGAACGTGCCATTGTTGGTTTTAATCCCGTAGCAATTGACGACTTGATTAAGGGGTGA
- a CDS encoding nucleotide modification associated domain-containing protein encodes MFESITDEMAKLYESKNHDYGNSFDKSMDQFGLVASAIRLGDKYNRFSELINSDQQQVKDESIRDTLIDLANYSVMTIMWLDNQRGD; translated from the coding sequence ATGTTTGAATCAATCACCGATGAAATGGCTAAGCTATACGAAAGCAAGAACCATGATTATGGCAATAGTTTTGATAAGTCAATGGATCAGTTCGGACTGGTGGCCAGTGCGATCAGGTTAGGGGACAAGTATAATCGATTTAGTGAATTAATTAATAGTGACCAGCAGCAGGTTAAAGACGAATCCATACGTGATACTTTAATTGATCTTGCCAATTATAGCGTGATGACGATCATGTGGCTTGACAATCAAAGGGGTGACTAG
- a CDS encoding YopX family protein: MIPKFRAWNKLTQTMEPVNTMDFNYGEINTFDGCGCQDNTLSFDDIILMRWTGLTDMNGVDLYEGDIVKDYGLCSVSLVKFGEYSAQHWEEFSNEPDLYPHVGFYMTLDKSDDYQTALEFFGDFEIIANVYENPEVMGYE; this comes from the coding sequence ATGATTCCTAAATTTAGAGCGTGGAATAAACTTACACAAACAATGGAACCCGTTAATACCATGGATTTTAACTATGGAGAAATTAACACTTTTGATGGTTGTGGCTGTCAAGATAATACCCTAAGTTTTGACGACATTATCCTGATGAGATGGACGGGATTAACAGATATGAACGGCGTTGACTTATACGAAGGCGATATTGTCAAAGATTATGGTCTATGTTCAGTATCTCTTGTTAAATTTGGTGAATATTCAGCCCAACATTGGGAGGAATTTTCCAACGAACCTGATCTTTATCCACACGTTGGTTTTTATATGACCCTTGACAAAAGTGATGATTACCAAACAGCTTTAGAGTTCTTTGGTGATTTTGAAATCATTGCTAACGTGTACGAGAACCCCGAGGTGATGGGATATGAATAA
- a CDS encoding DUF669 domain-containing protein gives MGLLDTLKEVKNEGFDPKKDTVSDFEDLPSGDYVVRLKSAGTRYNEKLSQSEITFNLEVVSGEHKGSIEFLSLSFEDEVPDFVKKKNARILLKLNELLDIKAAESELNDEVKTAEAFSDRGVGNQVLMKLRLSKNKKNPDFPYRNYEFEPVPDEPEDPFGGIGEEELPF, from the coding sequence ATGGGATTACTAGACACATTAAAAGAAGTTAAGAACGAAGGTTTTGACCCTAAGAAAGATACCGTATCCGATTTTGAAGACCTACCGTCAGGTGACTATGTGGTGCGCTTGAAATCAGCGGGCACACGCTACAATGAAAAACTTAGTCAATCAGAAATCACTTTTAACTTAGAAGTCGTATCAGGCGAGCATAAAGGATCGATCGAGTTTCTAAGCCTAAGTTTTGAAGATGAGGTGCCAGACTTTGTTAAGAAGAAAAACGCACGTATCTTATTAAAACTAAATGAGTTGCTAGACATTAAAGCGGCTGAATCTGAATTGAATGATGAAGTGAAAACCGCTGAAGCATTTAGTGATCGTGGGGTAGGCAACCAGGTTCTGATGAAATTACGCCTATCTAAGAACAAAAAAAATCCAGATTTCCCGTACCGCAATTATGAATTCGAACCCGTTCCTGACGAACCTGAGGATCCGTTCGGAGGAATTGGCGAGGAAGAACTTCCATTTTAA
- a CDS encoding crossover junction endodeoxyribonuclease RuvC, translating into MKLIAFDQSTTATGFCVMEMGSADIIAYDVIKPVGEVNDRIREIIRKAMWLCEHYEVGFVFIEGIQVQRNPVVYEKLAKLEGTLEICLEEKGYFVNVIKASEWRKLVGIKARKRKDAKKAAIAMVKDLYDIEPTEDECEAILFARAFSLQDWEGVPE; encoded by the coding sequence TTGAAGTTAATCGCATTTGATCAGTCCACAACAGCAACTGGTTTTTGCGTGATGGAGATGGGAAGTGCAGACATTATCGCTTATGACGTGATTAAACCCGTAGGCGAAGTGAATGACCGCATTAGAGAAATAATCCGCAAGGCCATGTGGCTTTGCGAACATTACGAGGTAGGCTTTGTGTTTATTGAAGGCATACAGGTACAGCGTAACCCCGTAGTGTACGAGAAACTAGCCAAGCTGGAAGGCACATTAGAAATTTGTTTAGAAGAAAAAGGGTATTTCGTGAATGTGATAAAAGCGAGCGAATGGCGCAAGTTGGTGGGCATTAAAGCCCGTAAGCGCAAAGACGCTAAGAAAGCAGCCATAGCCATGGTGAAAGACCTTTATGACATAGAACCGACTGAAGACGAGTGCGAAGCCATCCTTTTCGCACGAGCCTTTAGCCTACAAGATTGGGAAGGAGTACCAGAATGA
- the pnuC gene encoding nicotinamide riboside transporter PnuC: MKMKNQKTINIIVDLALVVITVWGSFQNGWFNLPNLVSYLGLIGVIGLAKKWQGNFIFNGIQNLSAAIVAGRSKIYGDMFTSLYYLITQFFGYREWENHKDRDGLVKIDEHTNWRMVLFAIFIGFFLLGGLSWWLGGVYIFWDAFNNATAIIAQYMQVVQRKRSSWILWLVTNVVSMSLFLSVGVPQMAIMYFVFSLNAVRGWLNWGM; the protein is encoded by the coding sequence ATGAAAATGAAGAATCAGAAAACAATTAATATCATAGTTGACCTCGCACTGGTGGTCATTACAGTTTGGGGATCATTTCAAAATGGTTGGTTTAATTTGCCTAACTTGGTTTCTTACTTAGGGCTTATAGGCGTGATTGGTTTAGCCAAGAAATGGCAAGGAAATTTTATTTTTAATGGTATTCAAAATTTGTCAGCCGCTATTGTGGCAGGGCGTAGCAAAATTTATGGCGATATGTTTACCAGCCTTTATTACTTGATCACTCAATTCTTTGGCTATCGAGAATGGGAAAACCATAAGGACCGTGATGGCTTAGTCAAGATTGACGAGCATACTAATTGGCGAATGGTTTTGTTTGCTATCTTTATTGGCTTTTTCCTGCTTGGGGGCTTGAGCTGGTGGCTTGGTGGTGTCTATATCTTTTGGGACGCTTTTAACAATGCGACCGCCATCATTGCCCAATATATGCAAGTAGTACAGCGTAAACGATCGAGCTGGATCCTATGGTTGGTTACAAATGTCGTCTCAATGAGTTTATTTTTAAGCGTGGGCGTTCCGCAAATGGCCATTATGTATTTTGTGTTCTCACTGAATGCCGTGCGTGGTTGGTTGAACTGGGGCATGTAA
- a CDS encoding ATP-dependent DNA helicase has product MYDFSKALTNNIERTYTYAYASNAFQYPKPAYEYNALEFFHRLLEIEPFKAFMNLERYGFKQTKRALDRYEIPYTADQERRARVFYDVTTLMLARSSDYVSLDLGTEDLEGTGVVLYKAPNTYTTYDTLAVAKFIRNLPAHQKVNNTIYTAELPDLLKRSNEQMEALETCVTHKVSCLIGGAGTGKSFVTANIINQLKENDQRVVVLAPTHKAKEALQEKLEDNVTVRTIHSYIYKPEDCDAIVIDESGMLSTPLFKGLINNYKNQQLVFVGDKNQLPPIEYGRPFELLQQSVTVSELKENRRSEAADIIALGKEVIGIPQNANMNTPNIVFAPTIQSAFEDEGAEVLLTFTNADVKGTNEQQKLKDAPASIYPEFSIGDKIIAKTNKKGKHFNGELFTIIDYDLIESKTTGRKVRLNTPQDLAYNFDLAYGLTIHKSQGSEWDVVAYKPSDLDTRNLAYVAITRAKKKLVIIGDLKSEYLAQDDWRFIS; this is encoded by the coding sequence GTGTATGACTTTTCAAAAGCACTAACTAACAATATCGAACGAACGTACACCTATGCTTATGCCAGCAATGCTTTTCAATACCCTAAGCCCGCTTACGAATATAACGCCCTAGAGTTCTTTCACCGTCTACTAGAAATCGAGCCTTTCAAAGCTTTTATGAACCTCGAGCGTTATGGCTTCAAGCAAACCAAGCGAGCCCTCGACCGCTATGAGATCCCTTACACAGCAGATCAAGAGCGGCGAGCCCGAGTGTTCTATGACGTGACCACCCTCATGCTTGCCCGAAGTAGTGACTATGTTTCACTCGACTTAGGCACAGAAGACCTGGAGGGCACAGGCGTGGTCTTGTATAAAGCGCCTAACACTTATACCACATACGACACACTGGCGGTTGCTAAGTTTATCCGTAACTTACCTGCCCACCAGAAGGTTAATAATACCATCTACACCGCTGAACTTCCTGACCTATTGAAACGCTCAAACGAACAGATGGAAGCCCTAGAAACATGCGTCACACACAAGGTCTCATGCTTAATTGGTGGTGCAGGGACAGGGAAATCATTTGTCACAGCGAATATCATTAATCAACTCAAAGAGAACGATCAGCGAGTGGTGGTGCTGGCGCCTACCCATAAAGCCAAGGAAGCCTTGCAAGAGAAGCTGGAGGACAACGTCACGGTTCGAACCATCCATAGCTATATTTATAAACCCGAAGATTGTGACGCTATCGTGATTGATGAAAGCGGTATGTTATCAACCCCACTCTTTAAAGGCCTAATCAATAATTATAAGAACCAGCAATTGGTGTTTGTAGGAGATAAGAACCAATTACCGCCGATCGAGTATGGACGTCCTTTTGAACTCTTGCAACAATCCGTTACGGTTAGCGAACTCAAAGAAAATAGACGGTCAGAAGCGGCGGACATTATCGCTTTAGGCAAAGAAGTTATTGGTATTCCACAAAACGCTAATATGAATACCCCAAACATTGTCTTTGCACCCACGATCCAATCTGCTTTTGAAGATGAAGGAGCAGAGGTCTTACTCACTTTCACTAATGCAGACGTGAAAGGAACTAACGAGCAACAAAAACTTAAAGACGCTCCTGCCTCGATTTACCCCGAGTTTTCAATTGGCGACAAGATCATTGCTAAAACGAACAAGAAGGGAAAACACTTTAATGGTGAACTGTTTACGATTATTGATTATGACCTCATTGAGAGCAAGACAACGGGAAGAAAAGTACGGCTTAACACGCCGCAAGACTTGGCTTACAATTTCGATCTCGCATACGGACTAACGATCCACAAGTCACAAGGCAGCGAATGGGACGTGGTGGCCTATAAACCAAGCGATCTCGACACCCGTAACTTGGCATACGTGGCAATCACTCGAGCCAAGAAAAAGCTAGTCATTATAGGGGACTTGAAATCAGAGTACTTAGCACAGGACGACTGGAGGTTTATTAGTTGA